In a genomic window of Candidatus Hydrogenedentota bacterium:
- a CDS encoding NAD(P)H-binding protein yields the protein MGGTFRRCVVTGAYGYSGRYIAQRLLDKGCDVATLTNSGSRGNPFGGRVPAWPLDFSNTCALEKSLLGVDVLVNTYWVRFNCKHFTFAEAVHNSAVLFNAAKRAGVGRVVHVSITNPSRDSPFEYFRGKAQVEDALRETGLSHAILRPAVLFGGADILINNIAWALRRFPIFGVFGDGEYKVQPIHVEDFADLAVELASETENRVVNGIGPETFTYRGLVEAVATAIGVRRRIVSMPAAMGYAASRAASLLTGDIVLTWEEIGAIMAGLLYVDAPPRGSITLTKWASEHEGTLGRRYANELQRRLDRVTPYGQA from the coding sequence ATGGGCGGAACATTTCGTAGATGCGTTGTGACGGGCGCGTACGGGTATAGCGGGCGATACATCGCGCAGCGGCTTTTGGACAAAGGTTGCGATGTGGCGACGCTGACCAATTCGGGGTCGCGAGGGAACCCGTTTGGGGGGCGCGTTCCGGCGTGGCCGCTCGACTTCTCTAATACCTGCGCGTTGGAAAAGTCATTGCTCGGCGTGGATGTGTTGGTCAACACGTATTGGGTGCGGTTCAACTGTAAACATTTCACGTTTGCGGAGGCGGTCCACAACAGTGCTGTCTTGTTCAACGCGGCGAAACGGGCGGGCGTTGGGCGCGTGGTGCACGTGAGCATTACGAATCCCTCGCGGGACTCGCCGTTCGAGTATTTTCGCGGGAAGGCGCAGGTGGAGGATGCGTTGCGGGAAACGGGGCTTTCGCACGCGATCTTGCGTCCTGCCGTATTGTTCGGCGGCGCGGACATTCTGATTAACAATATCGCATGGGCGCTGCGGCGTTTTCCGATCTTTGGTGTATTTGGCGATGGGGAGTACAAGGTTCAGCCGATTCACGTCGAGGATTTTGCGGACCTTGCCGTGGAGCTGGCGTCGGAGACAGAAAACCGTGTTGTAAATGGGATTGGTCCTGAGACGTTCACGTATCGCGGACTTGTTGAAGCGGTCGCAACCGCGATTGGCGTGCGCAGGCGAATTGTGTCTATGCCGGCTGCGATGGGATACGCGGCGAGTCGTGCGGCGAGTTTACTTACGGGCGACATCGTGCTGACGTGGGAGGAAATTGGGGCGATTATGGCGGGGTTGCTCTATGTCGATGCGCCACCGCGCGGTAGCATCACGTTGACGAAATGGGCGAGCGAACACGAGGGAACATTGGGCAGGCGCTATGCAAATGAATTGCAGCGGCGCCTGGATCGCGTCACGCCATACGGACAGGCTTGA
- a CDS encoding PQQ-binding-like beta-propeller repeat protein — protein MKLQLPVCAGVLFVICLFLMTGAPTLADEGTPTQGVNLFDRSNLVAWCIVPFDAKQRGPEARAEMLARMNLFKFAYDWRAEHISTFDEELETLKRWNIELSAFWFPGALNDEAKTILDVLKRHDVKTELWVSQGFGDVQCTPEEHKQRIDAAVLALRPIVDAAAAIGCKVGLYNHGGWFGEPENQIEIIKALNAPNVGIVYNLHHGHAHLDRFPQLLQAMLPYLYCLNLNGMSKDAEAKGLKIMPIGNGDLDLALLRTIRDSGYKGPIGILGHTMDDAEQTLLDNLDGLEWLVPQLDGAPPKGTRPHFRVGAKEARVEIEDPTRRTALPEFQVIPAAHADSLTPAQPLPANYYATWNRSHGGNHNTRYAPLTQITKANASQLKKVWEYRSGDGPANVQSNPIIVDGVMYAPTSGQHVAAVDATNGNELWRFKPDGQPAFRGLTFWPGAGDLGPRLLFSAGNWLYALDPKTGQLCADFGDHGKVVTGEVRIAPAVFKNAIVVANYLRDVSAYDLATGQPLWTFHTIPHDGEYARDTWTDPEDGANCWGGIALDDQRGIAYVSTGSPKPNFAGNTHTGQNLFANCVIALDALTGKRLWHFQELRHDIWDLDIPAPPMLVSFNWQGRKVDAVAQFTKIGNTLVLDRVTGESLFPIRLRRAPVSTVPGERTWPYQPDIDLPQPFARQQFTLDDVTDRTENAHAHVMKQLANASYGWYQPMIENKPVALYGFHGGAEWTGGCFDPNTGRVYVSSNHVPWIVTLFRPDDVVRDPNAPPTKGQQLYEANCLRCHGPDRYGVGTNPPLQGLNRRLKDDDVRNQIKNGKNLMPSFATLTDEEVNALIEFLFLRDVPESAKRPAATGGVPRFTHNGYPRLSDDEGYPGCKPPYGTLNCIDLASGKLVWQVPLGIYPDLAFWGDDNTGAENFGGPSITAGGVIFCAGAADLKLRAFDADNGAVLWEHDLPFGGYAPPTIYEANGKEYVVIAATGGGKLGTELGDAYVAFALDQN, from the coding sequence ATGAAGCTACAACTTCCCGTGTGTGCCGGCGTACTGTTCGTAATCTGCCTGTTCTTGATGACTGGCGCACCCACGTTGGCTGACGAAGGCACTCCCACTCAAGGTGTCAACCTCTTCGACCGCTCCAATCTCGTTGCGTGGTGCATCGTCCCGTTCGACGCAAAGCAGCGCGGACCGGAGGCCCGCGCGGAAATGCTCGCGCGCATGAACCTCTTCAAATTTGCCTACGACTGGCGCGCGGAACACATCTCCACGTTCGACGAGGAACTTGAAACGCTCAAGCGCTGGAACATCGAACTCAGCGCGTTCTGGTTCCCCGGCGCGCTGAATGACGAAGCCAAAACTATCCTGGACGTGTTGAAGCGCCATGACGTCAAGACAGAACTGTGGGTATCGCAAGGTTTCGGCGACGTGCAATGCACGCCGGAGGAACACAAACAACGCATCGACGCCGCGGTGCTCGCCCTGCGTCCCATCGTCGACGCTGCCGCCGCCATCGGCTGCAAGGTCGGCCTCTACAATCACGGCGGGTGGTTTGGCGAACCGGAGAACCAAATCGAAATCATCAAGGCGCTCAACGCGCCGAACGTCGGCATCGTCTACAACCTGCACCATGGCCACGCGCACCTCGACCGCTTTCCGCAACTGCTCCAGGCGATGCTGCCGTACCTCTATTGTCTCAACCTCAACGGCATGTCGAAAGACGCCGAAGCGAAGGGCCTGAAAATCATGCCCATCGGCAACGGCGATCTCGACCTCGCGTTGCTGCGCACCATCCGCGACAGTGGCTACAAGGGTCCCATCGGCATTCTTGGCCACACGATGGACGACGCCGAACAAACGCTGCTCGACAATCTCGATGGACTCGAATGGCTCGTGCCGCAGCTCGACGGCGCGCCTCCGAAGGGGACCCGCCCGCACTTCCGCGTAGGCGCGAAAGAAGCGCGCGTCGAAATCGAAGACCCCACGCGCCGCACCGCACTACCTGAATTTCAGGTCATTCCTGCCGCCCATGCCGATTCGCTCACGCCCGCGCAACCGCTTCCCGCCAACTACTACGCGACGTGGAACCGATCGCACGGCGGCAATCACAACACGCGCTACGCGCCGCTTACGCAAATCACCAAAGCCAATGCGTCGCAACTAAAGAAAGTCTGGGAGTACCGCTCCGGCGACGGCCCGGCAAACGTCCAAAGCAACCCGATCATCGTCGATGGCGTCATGTACGCGCCGACCTCCGGACAACATGTCGCCGCCGTCGACGCCACGAACGGCAATGAGTTGTGGCGATTCAAACCCGACGGCCAACCCGCATTCCGAGGCCTTACCTTTTGGCCCGGCGCAGGCGATCTCGGCCCGCGACTGCTGTTCAGCGCCGGAAACTGGCTGTACGCGCTCGATCCGAAAACCGGCCAGCTCTGTGCGGACTTCGGCGATCACGGTAAAGTCGTGACCGGCGAAGTCCGCATCGCGCCCGCCGTTTTCAAGAACGCAATTGTCGTCGCAAACTACCTGCGCGACGTCTCGGCCTACGACCTCGCAACCGGCCAACCACTCTGGACCTTCCACACCATCCCGCACGACGGCGAATACGCGCGCGACACGTGGACCGATCCCGAGGACGGCGCGAACTGCTGGGGCGGCATCGCGCTCGACGATCAACGCGGCATCGCCTACGTCTCGACCGGTTCGCCGAAACCAAACTTCGCCGGCAACACGCATACCGGCCAGAATCTATTCGCAAACTGCGTCATCGCGCTCGACGCACTGACCGGCAAGCGCCTCTGGCATTTTCAGGAACTGCGCCACGATATCTGGGACCTTGACATCCCCGCGCCGCCGATGCTTGTCTCGTTCAATTGGCAGGGCAGGAAAGTCGACGCCGTCGCGCAGTTCACCAAGATCGGCAACACGCTCGTCCTCGATCGCGTCACGGGCGAGAGTCTCTTCCCCATTCGTTTGCGCCGCGCGCCCGTCTCCACCGTGCCCGGCGAACGCACCTGGCCTTACCAACCCGACATCGACCTTCCGCAACCCTTCGCGCGCCAACAGTTCACGCTCGACGACGTGACCGATCGCACCGAGAACGCGCACGCGCATGTTATGAAACAACTCGCCAACGCGAGCTACGGCTGGTATCAACCCATGATCGAAAACAAGCCCGTCGCGCTCTACGGGTTTCACGGCGGCGCCGAGTGGACCGGCGGCTGTTTCGATCCGAATACCGGCCGTGTGTACGTGTCGAGCAACCACGTCCCTTGGATCGTCACGCTCTTCCGCCCCGACGACGTAGTCCGCGATCCGAACGCCCCGCCGACCAAGGGCCAGCAACTTTACGAGGCGAACTGCCTGCGCTGCCACGGCCCCGATCGCTATGGCGTCGGCACGAACCCTCCCTTGCAGGGCCTCAACCGCCGCCTCAAGGACGACGACGTGCGCAACCAGATCAAGAATGGCAAGAACCTTATGCCGTCATTCGCGACACTCACCGACGAGGAAGTCAACGCGCTGATCGAGTTCCTGTTCCTCCGCGATGTACCCGAATCCGCGAAGCGTCCCGCCGCGACAGGCGGCGTCCCGCGCTTCACGCACAATGGCTATCCGCGCCTCAGCGACGACGAAGGCTACCCCGGCTGCAAACCGCCCTACGGCACGCTGAACTGCATCGACCTCGCGTCCGGCAAACTCGTGTGGCAGGTGCCTCTCGGCATCTATCCCGATCTCGCGTTCTGGGGCGACGACAACACCGGCGCGGAAAACTTTGGCGGTCCTTCCATCACCGCCGGCGGCGTGATTTTCTGCGCGGGCGCGGCCGATCTGAAATTGCGTGCGTTCGACGCCGACAACGGCGCCGTCCTGTGGGAACACGACCTTCCCTTCGGCGGATATGCGCCCCCAACCATCTATGAAGCCAACGGCAAAGAATACGTCGTTATCGCGGCCACCGGCGGCGGCAAGCTAGGCACAGAACTTGGCGACGCGTACGTCGCGTTTGCGCTGGATCAGAATTGA
- a CDS encoding addiction module protein, which translates to MSLSVEAIEAEALGLPAAERARLIERLISSLDMDPEVEDAWAAEVERRYAEFESGSVTLVSGPETLASLKNEFR; encoded by the coding sequence ATGTCTCTGTCGGTAGAAGCAATTGAAGCAGAAGCGCTCGGATTGCCCGCGGCAGAGCGGGCACGCCTGATTGAGCGGCTGATAAGCAGTTTGGATATGGATCCGGAGGTTGAAGATGCTTGGGCCGCAGAAGTGGAGCGGCGATACGCGGAATTCGAGAGCGGTTCCGTAACATTAGTTTCCGGTCCGGAAACACTTGCCAGTCTAAAGAACGAATTTCGATGA
- a CDS encoding type II toxin-antitoxin system RelE/ParE family toxin, giving the protein MKYWLHPEAREDLRDAASFCMDRAGAAFSQRFLSEFEHAVDLLLRHPYLGSAWRYGKRRLHMRRFPYSIIYTVAGEQIQIFAVAHHSRRPGYWRKRK; this is encoded by the coding sequence ATGAAATACTGGCTGCATCCTGAGGCGCGTGAAGACCTTCGGGATGCGGCAAGTTTTTGTATGGACCGCGCCGGCGCCGCGTTCTCGCAAAGGTTTCTGTCGGAATTCGAGCATGCCGTCGATTTGCTCCTGCGACATCCTTACCTCGGCTCAGCCTGGCGCTATGGTAAACGTCGCCTCCATATGCGCCGTTTCCCATACTCAATCATTTACACGGTAGCAGGCGAGCAGATTCAGATTTTTGCGGTTGCTCACCATAGCCGCCGCCCTGGTTACTGGCGGAAACGCAAATAG
- a CDS encoding sigma-70 family RNA polymerase sigma factor, translating to MLTSWPFHSDAAVLRRVRAGDHASFRVIVDRYVHVIRAVALAYLSNPHDADDVVQDTFLRAFEARDKLAVATNLGAWLVTVAKNRCFDLLRKRTRESGTPASDTEPASAPAFEREELYQTLWEQISKLDPEMREVLMLYYFSRKRTRAIAQLLGVTPDAAAKRLQRARVALGQRMVDIIGDELGVRSDRKQETNLVMGMLGARVPGYSTSGAATSLVSGVTILKFASIAIVGLVAVATLQGLLHAKGKLRSSNVQSQAPSDNTDVGKRPSTEDTTAHARAEPSETSPASTKQEHVSATVGDIPQGRIRGIAVDAQGQALAGATVTIAQREWPNELTSTDKKSGNSGTSKGAYTRTTTTNAAGEFEFRGFPLRGEATGYYGSYEVSASKGNLAGNFRVDDSPWLFDQFIEIPLYELFSIAGTVHDESGNPLPNAQVMPSCETYDIPLSWGLWGGINTTTTDETGRFAFKNLVRGVYDLRVMASNFVEQVFSGVPVETENVEIILKRREGFAVSGTVVDDTRQGVAGIQVSATLVSDGQTAQTQSITGLNGVFTLQNLTAGTYKIQPEKSDFALRDPAQTVPVTCDVSSAEVVVVRGASISGHVSQAPGIYRYSVSAKETHNFAKRYAHIGDDGSYTIRGLAAGTYSLGVAQSPAVPAKEIRVEPGNDYHDIDFTIDPVWRVAGHINDESGNPVRGACVVAQTKGDVYQQQNRWGMPGGSSKSISDNDGNFLLDRFDREPVQVQAITNDMVSSIAGPLAPNSPQPIRLTMTPSGSIEGRVVSPTPNGMRQAILIAVPTNSAIPVLFPEPNWSEGMVGVHELDGRMTSGVKTRSNFSGRFHFPCLPAGEYEIHAYTMGMIVAPNPQPVKVSVGPQENIKDLEIRLPQHGGSSVEGKLTMKGEPLRGQKVEVQRDFDAKTFGSYTAWTNESGEYRLDGVQPGRYGVRVVRHASSYGKVGLREIDHHFEIAEGETLRFDFDLASGTSCLSGMVMADNVPLSGLSLFIRRDQRSDAAPEELRAETDRDGRFVVDGIHPGIYGVQVIRYIRSDAPAESFSQDFKVEVLDQPQNEVRLDVTAGGMVGKVKGVHPGEKAMVALVPGAIDASELTIDRMRELKEKIAYQDGVEPNGGYNVMFVEHGTYTAFAVAYPESPAGDDAAFAGMRYRSEVVEIPAAKSLVMDFDLE from the coding sequence ATGCTTACTTCTTGGCCATTCCATTCCGATGCCGCCGTGCTTCGCCGGGTGCGGGCGGGGGACCACGCGAGTTTCCGCGTCATTGTCGACCGCTACGTGCACGTCATCAGGGCCGTTGCGCTGGCGTACCTTTCCAACCCGCACGACGCGGACGACGTTGTGCAGGACACGTTTCTACGGGCATTCGAGGCGCGGGACAAGCTGGCGGTGGCGACGAATCTGGGGGCTTGGCTCGTCACCGTAGCAAAGAACCGCTGCTTTGACCTGCTGCGCAAGCGAACGCGAGAGTCCGGCACGCCGGCATCGGACACTGAACCGGCAAGCGCGCCTGCGTTTGAGCGTGAAGAACTGTATCAGACGCTATGGGAACAGATCTCGAAGCTCGATCCTGAGATGCGGGAAGTGCTTATGCTTTACTACTTTTCGCGTAAGCGGACCCGCGCGATTGCACAGTTACTCGGCGTAACTCCAGACGCCGCAGCCAAGCGTCTACAACGCGCACGCGTTGCTCTTGGACAACGCATGGTCGATATTATCGGAGACGAACTGGGAGTCAGATCCGATCGGAAGCAGGAGACAAATCTCGTGATGGGGATGCTGGGCGCGCGCGTGCCTGGATACTCGACGTCCGGGGCGGCCACGTCGCTCGTTAGCGGGGTGACAATTCTGAAGTTCGCATCCATCGCGATAGTTGGGCTCGTGGCTGTCGCAACCCTTCAGGGACTGCTGCACGCAAAAGGCAAGTTGCGGAGCAGCAACGTACAATCGCAAGCGCCGAGCGATAACACCGACGTCGGAAAGCGCCCATCCACGGAAGACACCACCGCCCACGCCCGTGCTGAGCCCTCTGAAACGAGTCCCGCGTCAACAAAGCAGGAACACGTTTCGGCTACGGTGGGCGATATACCGCAGGGTCGCATTCGTGGGATCGCGGTCGATGCGCAAGGTCAAGCCCTTGCGGGGGCCACGGTCACGATTGCTCAGCGCGAATGGCCGAATGAGCTTACGAGCACAGACAAGAAATCTGGCAATTCCGGCACAAGCAAGGGCGCCTACACGCGTACGACAACCACCAACGCGGCCGGTGAGTTTGAGTTCAGGGGTTTTCCGCTGCGCGGAGAGGCCACTGGGTATTACGGGTCATATGAGGTGTCGGCGTCAAAAGGCAATCTTGCCGGCAACTTTCGAGTTGATGACTCTCCGTGGCTGTTCGATCAGTTCATTGAAATTCCCCTATACGAGTTGTTTTCGATAGCGGGAACCGTTCACGACGAAAGCGGAAACCCCTTGCCAAACGCACAAGTTATGCCCAGTTGTGAAACATATGATATTCCATTGTCCTGGGGCCTCTGGGGAGGAATTAACACCACAACAACAGATGAAACAGGTCGCTTCGCATTCAAGAATCTGGTGCGAGGGGTCTACGACTTGCGCGTCATGGCCAGCAACTTTGTAGAGCAGGTGTTCTCCGGTGTGCCGGTCGAGACAGAGAACGTAGAAATCATCTTGAAGCGACGCGAAGGCTTTGCCGTTAGCGGAACAGTCGTGGACGATACGCGGCAAGGGGTCGCCGGCATTCAAGTTTCCGCAACCCTCGTGTCTGACGGTCAGACTGCTCAAACGCAAAGCATTACGGGTCTCAATGGCGTATTCACACTTCAAAACCTCACCGCTGGGACCTACAAGATACAGCCGGAGAAATCGGACTTTGCACTACGCGATCCTGCGCAAACCGTGCCTGTTACATGCGATGTCTCTTCGGCTGAAGTGGTCGTTGTGCGCGGCGCGTCAATCTCCGGTCATGTGTCGCAGGCGCCTGGAATATACAGATACAGCGTTAGCGCAAAGGAGACACACAACTTCGCCAAGCGATACGCGCACATCGGCGATGATGGCTCGTATACTATACGCGGCCTTGCCGCAGGTACCTATTCGCTTGGCGTTGCGCAATCTCCCGCTGTGCCCGCAAAAGAGATTCGCGTAGAGCCGGGAAACGATTACCACGACATAGACTTTACAATCGATCCGGTATGGCGCGTTGCGGGTCACATCAACGATGAATCCGGCAATCCGGTGCGAGGTGCGTGCGTTGTGGCGCAGACAAAGGGCGATGTGTATCAACAACAAAACCGTTGGGGGATGCCCGGCGGCAGTTCCAAATCGATAAGTGACAACGACGGGAACTTTTTGCTCGACCGTTTCGATAGGGAGCCGGTCCAGGTTCAGGCGATCACCAACGATATGGTCAGTTCTATCGCTGGACCTCTTGCGCCCAATTCGCCGCAACCCATCAGGCTTACAATGACGCCGTCTGGTTCGATTGAGGGACGTGTCGTATCTCCAACGCCAAACGGTATGCGTCAGGCCATTCTAATCGCGGTGCCAACAAACTCCGCGATCCCCGTCTTATTTCCCGAGCCAAACTGGTCAGAAGGTATGGTCGGCGTTCACGAATTGGATGGGCGCATGACCTCGGGCGTTAAGACGCGTTCCAATTTCTCCGGTCGGTTCCATTTTCCTTGCCTGCCCGCGGGCGAATATGAGATCCACGCGTACACGATGGGCATGATAGTCGCGCCCAATCCACAACCGGTGAAAGTTTCTGTAGGTCCGCAGGAGAACATCAAAGATTTGGAGATTCGGCTGCCCCAGCATGGCGGAAGCTCCGTTGAAGGAAAGCTGACCATGAAAGGCGAGCCGTTACGCGGGCAGAAGGTCGAGGTTCAACGCGATTTCGACGCGAAAACCTTCGGTTCCTACACAGCGTGGACGAATGAGTCGGGCGAATATCGGCTCGATGGAGTCCAGCCGGGACGCTACGGCGTGCGTGTGGTCCGGCACGCGAGCAGCTATGGGAAAGTTGGTTTGCGCGAGATTGACCATCACTTCGAAATTGCGGAAGGCGAAACTCTTCGGTTTGATTTTGACCTGGCGAGCGGGACTTCTTGCCTGTCCGGCATGGTCATGGCCGACAACGTGCCGCTATCCGGTTTGTCACTGTTTATCCGGCGGGATCAACGATCCGACGCAGCGCCGGAGGAACTCCGCGCCGAAACGGATCGAGACGGTAGATTTGTCGTGGACGGAATTCATCCTGGGATATACGGCGTGCAGGTCATACGGTACATTCGATCAGACGCACCCGCGGAATCGTTCTCGCAGGATTTCAAGGTCGAGGTTTTGGATCAACCGCAAAACGAGGTCAGGCTCGACGTTACGGCAGGGGGCATGGTCGGCAAAGTGAAAGGCGTTCATCCCGGCGAAAAGGCGATGGTCGCGCTGGTGCCGGGCGCAATTGACGCAAGTGAACTCACGATTGACCGGATGCGCGAGTTGAAAGAAAAGATTGCATACCAAGACGGAGTGGAACCGAACGGTGGGTACAACGTTATGTTTGTCGAGCACGGCACCTATACGGCGTTTGCCGTGGCTTACCCGGAGAGTCCAGCCGGCGATGACGCGGCCTTTGCCGGAATGCGTTACCGGTCCGAGGTCGTCGAAATCCCTGCTGCGAAATCACTTGTGATGGACTTCGATCTCGAGTAG
- a CDS encoding HigA family addiction module antidote protein: MHRRKPVTPGELLHEEFLVPMSISQDRLAKEIGVSAQRIGEIVAGKRAITADTDLRLCRFFGLSSGYLLRAQAAHGIEVAERKLSHTIKKITPYRESLARLA, encoded by the coding sequence ATGCATCGACGGAAACCTGTAACTCCGGGTGAACTGCTCCACGAGGAATTCTTGGTTCCAATGAGCATCTCGCAAGATCGTCTTGCGAAAGAAATTGGCGTGTCGGCGCAACGTATCGGCGAAATTGTAGCGGGCAAGCGGGCGATTACCGCGGACACTGACTTGCGGCTTTGCCGCTTCTTCGGGTTGTCGAGTGGATATTTGCTGCGTGCGCAGGCGGCGCACGGTATCGAGGTGGCCGAGAGAAAGTTGAGTCACACGATTAAGAAGATCACGCCGTACCGAGAATCTCTCGCTCGACTCGCATAA
- a CDS encoding metallophosphoesterase, with product MRLSRRQFVGLIGAAGLSGCARLGLDKVADKVKSVDMMPGSPGKVTFAAIGDIHVLDARSTGIVNQAAAKINANPDVRFTVVCGDLATDGNWPELKLAKSSLDRLQRPYFAIPGNHDVCMKTKDIYANYRKQFDAADWRHEDEGWLFMGIDSTNEDKSDVAIRPDQIERIQEQLKRTNNKRPIALFSHHPFNPNTKAYRVQNADEVIALFSGHNLKLVAAGHFHGNQEETRDGILFTTTVCCSTTRDNHDGTMSKGYRLFHIEGETITTEYVEVMA from the coding sequence ATGCGTCTTTCACGTCGTCAATTCGTTGGTCTAATTGGCGCCGCCGGCCTGTCGGGCTGCGCCCGCCTCGGGTTGGACAAGGTGGCCGACAAGGTCAAATCCGTCGACATGATGCCCGGTTCCCCGGGCAAGGTTACGTTTGCTGCGATCGGCGACATTCACGTGCTCGACGCGCGCAGCACCGGAATCGTCAATCAAGCCGCTGCGAAAATCAACGCCAATCCCGACGTTCGGTTTACCGTGGTATGCGGCGATCTGGCGACCGACGGAAACTGGCCCGAGCTGAAACTCGCGAAGAGTTCGCTCGATCGGCTGCAACGCCCGTATTTTGCCATTCCCGGCAACCACGACGTCTGTATGAAGACAAAAGACATCTACGCAAACTACCGCAAACAATTCGACGCGGCGGACTGGCGCCACGAAGACGAAGGCTGGCTCTTCATGGGCATCGACTCGACCAACGAAGATAAGTCCGATGTGGCGATCCGCCCCGACCAGATCGAGCGGATTCAGGAGCAACTCAAGCGCACGAACAACAAGCGGCCCATCGCACTGTTCTCGCATCACCCGTTCAACCCGAACACGAAAGCCTACCGCGTCCAAAATGCCGACGAGGTGATCGCCTTATTTTCCGGCCACAACCTTAAGCTTGTCGCCGCCGGCCACTTCCACGGCAACCAGGAAGAAACCCGCGACGGCATCCTCTTCACGACAACGGTCTGCTGCTCCACCACCCGCGACAACCACGACGGCACTATGTCAAAGGGCTACCGCCTCTTCCACATTGAAGGCGAAACGATTACGACGGAGTACGTCGAGGTGATGGCGTGA
- a CDS encoding glycerate kinase yields the protein MRVVIAPDSFKECASAARVASAIAAGVRRACPDAEITCVPMADGGEGTVDALVSATKGTLQTTRVTGPMGKAVDAVWGILGDGRTAVIEMAAASGLELVPRDKRDPRVASTRGTGELMRAALDRGVTGMILGIGGSATNDGGAGMAQAIGYSLRDGQGNELPPGGSALARLEHIDKANVHPRLAQCEVLVACDVTNPLCGPNGASYVYGPQKGATPEMVEELEAALRHYAGVVELQVRDGVARYPGAGAAGGLGAGLMAFAGGRLQSGVELVADAARLDVAVSNADLVITGEGRIDEQTAQGKTPVGVARVARRFRVPVVAVAGTIGRGYRAVYEQGIHAVFGICNGPMPLGEAMQRAEELLTETGESIANLWLAMRRFA from the coding sequence ATGCGTGTCGTGATAGCTCCCGATTCATTCAAGGAATGCGCTTCGGCCGCGCGCGTGGCGAGCGCGATTGCCGCGGGCGTGCGGCGGGCTTGTCCGGACGCGGAGATTACATGCGTGCCGATGGCCGATGGGGGCGAGGGGACTGTCGATGCGCTGGTGAGTGCGACGAAGGGCACGCTGCAAACGACGCGTGTGACGGGCCCGATGGGCAAAGCGGTTGACGCCGTCTGGGGCATTCTCGGCGATGGGCGCACCGCGGTGATTGAAATGGCCGCGGCCTCTGGGCTGGAGCTCGTCCCGCGCGACAAGCGCGATCCGCGTGTAGCATCCACGCGGGGTACTGGCGAACTGATGCGCGCGGCGCTCGACCGCGGCGTGACGGGAATGATTCTCGGCATCGGGGGCAGCGCGACGAATGACGGGGGCGCGGGCATGGCGCAGGCAATCGGCTATTCGCTGCGCGACGGTCAGGGTAACGAACTCCCGCCAGGCGGTTCCGCGCTGGCGCGGCTGGAGCATATCGACAAAGCGAATGTGCATCCGCGCCTGGCGCAGTGCGAGGTGTTGGTCGCGTGCGACGTGACAAATCCGCTGTGCGGCCCGAATGGCGCGTCGTATGTATACGGCCCGCAGAAGGGCGCGACGCCGGAGATGGTCGAGGAATTGGAGGCGGCATTGCGCCACTACGCCGGCGTCGTCGAATTGCAGGTGCGCGACGGCGTCGCGCGCTATCCCGGCGCCGGCGCCGCGGGGGGGCTGGGCGCGGGGCTGATGGCGTTCGCGGGCGGCCGATTGCAGTCCGGCGTCGAACTTGTCGCCGACGCGGCGCGACTTGACGTAGCGGTATCGAACGCCGATCTCGTCATCACCGGCGAGGGCCGCATAGACGAGCAAACCGCCCAGGGGAAAACGCCGGTGGGCGTGGCGCGCGTGGCGCGGCGGTTCCGCGTTCCGGTTGTCGCCGTTGCGGGGACGATCGGCCGGGGATACCGCGCCGTGTACGAACAGGGCATCCACGCCGTGTTTGGTATATGCAACGGTCCCATGCCGCTTGGCGAAGCGATGCAACGCGCTGAGGAACTGCTGACGGAGACGGGCGAATCGATCGCGAATCTGTGGCTGGCGATGCGGAGGTTTGCGTGA